The Lacipirellula parvula genome window below encodes:
- a CDS encoding Gfo/Idh/MocA family protein — MIEVGIVGLGFMGMIHYLSYRNIPGVRVAAICESKQSRLEGDWTDIKGNFGPAGEQMDLRGVATYSNVDEMLAATNLDLIDVTLPPALHAEVTLKALAAGKHVFCEKPMSLTSAECQRMSAAAAAADRRLFVGHVLPFFPEYAWAYEAATSGRYGALRGGAFRRVISNPAWLKNYWTADQVGGPLFDLHVHDAHFIRLLFGMPDDVVSRGRMRDGLPEFWHSFFSFADKDYVVEATSGTVDQQGRAFNHGFEIHLERATLLFEFSVLNGAGTYLCPPTILDESGKAERVDLGSGDPMDAFAAELRNVIESLRKNQESEILNGRLAEDAVKICDLEAASIAASRIRR, encoded by the coding sequence ATGATCGAAGTCGGCATCGTAGGCCTCGGCTTCATGGGGATGATCCACTACCTCTCCTACCGGAATATTCCGGGGGTGCGGGTGGCGGCCATTTGCGAGTCGAAGCAGAGCCGGCTCGAGGGCGATTGGACCGATATCAAAGGGAACTTCGGCCCCGCCGGCGAGCAGATGGATCTGAGGGGCGTCGCGACGTACTCGAACGTCGACGAGATGCTCGCCGCGACGAACCTCGACCTGATCGACGTGACGCTCCCCCCTGCCCTGCACGCGGAAGTCACTCTCAAAGCGCTCGCCGCCGGGAAGCATGTCTTTTGCGAAAAGCCGATGTCGCTCACCTCGGCCGAGTGTCAGCGGATGTCGGCCGCCGCCGCGGCAGCCGATCGCCGGCTGTTCGTCGGGCATGTGCTGCCGTTCTTCCCTGAATATGCCTGGGCTTACGAAGCGGCGACTAGCGGCCGCTACGGCGCCCTTCGCGGCGGCGCCTTCCGCCGCGTGATTTCCAACCCGGCGTGGCTGAAGAACTATTGGACGGCCGACCAAGTCGGCGGCCCGCTGTTTGACCTGCACGTGCACGACGCCCACTTCATTCGGCTGCTGTTTGGCATGCCCGACGACGTCGTGAGCCGCGGCCGGATGCGCGACGGCCTCCCCGAGTTCTGGCACAGCTTCTTCAGCTTCGCCGACAAAGATTACGTCGTCGAAGCGACGAGCGGCACGGTCGACCAACAAGGTCGGGCGTTCAACCATGGCTTCGAGATTCACCTCGAACGCGCCACGCTGCTGTTCGAATTCTCAGTGCTGAACGGCGCGGGAACGTACCTCTGCCCGCCGACGATTCTCGATGAATCAGGCAAAGCGGAGCGCGTTGACCTCGGCAGCGGCGACCCGATGGATGCCTTTGCCGCCGAGCTGCGCAATGTTATCGAAAGTCTGCGCAAAAATCAGGAAAGTGAGATTCTCAATGGACGGTTAGCCGAAGACGCCGTGAAGATCTGCGATCTGGAAGCTGCCAGCATCGCAGCGTCTCGCATCCGGCGCTAA
- a CDS encoding sugar phosphate isomerase/epimerase family protein: MSKWPIGVFISIDAGLGVRPDTAHELGISTAHLHTPHAGSRTPERAKEFVAKLKDLGIRVTVVFAGFEGESYADIPTVERTIGLVPLETRAARVAELKEIADFAHLMGVDVVGLHLGFVPHDRSSAAYQDVLKVTRDVCDYAAKNGQAIHLETGQEPADVLLAFMQDMERDNLFINFDPANMILYGCGEPIPALKTLGKYVRSIHCKDATWSDKPGDTWGAEVALGKGAVDFAAYLKTLQEIGYTGPLTIEREIPQEPVRQKAEIAAAVETLESLKSQLA, translated from the coding sequence ATGAGCAAGTGGCCGATTGGAGTCTTCATCAGCATCGACGCCGGGTTGGGTGTCCGTCCCGACACGGCCCATGAGCTCGGGATTTCGACCGCGCACCTCCACACCCCGCATGCCGGATCGCGCACGCCGGAACGGGCCAAGGAATTCGTCGCGAAGCTGAAGGACCTCGGCATCCGCGTCACCGTCGTTTTCGCCGGCTTTGAGGGCGAAAGCTACGCCGACATTCCGACGGTGGAGCGGACGATCGGCCTCGTGCCGCTGGAAACCCGCGCAGCTCGAGTGGCAGAGCTAAAGGAAATCGCCGACTTTGCCCACCTGATGGGCGTCGATGTGGTCGGCCTCCACCTCGGTTTCGTTCCGCACGATCGGTCGAGCGCCGCTTATCAAGACGTGCTGAAGGTGACCCGCGACGTCTGCGATTACGCTGCGAAGAACGGCCAGGCGATCCACCTCGAAACGGGCCAAGAGCCGGCCGACGTGCTGCTCGCCTTCATGCAAGACATGGAGCGCGACAACCTGTTCATCAACTTCGACCCGGCGAACATGATCCTCTACGGCTGCGGCGAACCGATCCCCGCGCTGAAGACGCTCGGCAAGTACGTCCGCAGCATCCACTGCAAAGACGCAACCTGGTCGGACAAACCGGGCGACACGTGGGGCGCCGAAGTGGCCCTCGGCAAGGGCGCCGTCGACTTCGCCGCGTACCTGAAGACGCTCCAAGAAATCGGCTACACGGGGCCGCTGACCATCGAACGCGAAATCCCGCAAGAACCGGTGCGGCAAAAGGCCGAAATCGCCGCGGCAGTCGAAACGCTTGAGTCGCTGAAGAGTCAGTTGGCTTAG
- a CDS encoding sugar phosphate isomerase/epimerase family protein, with translation MNATASNRRNFLRQATTAAAIAAIGSAIPTNSGESAAAQRAAGASPDKLQLYKAVKWGMIEGAPTVLDHFQICKEIGYDGMELISPADFSAEEVRKASDATGLPVHGLVDMKHWDVRLSAPDAKVRDEGVAILRQAILDCHAFGGFSVLLVPGRVNGADENHDHVWQRSIVGIRQVLPLASKLGVRVLIENVWNGFCETPEQLRDYIDEIDNPWVGSYFDIGNVVKFSPSENWIRTLGSRIVKLDVKDWSTTKGFDAKIGEGDVNWAAVREALREIKFSGWCTAEVAGGDREWLTDVAKRMDQTLLA, from the coding sequence ATGAACGCCACTGCTTCCAACCGCCGTAACTTCCTGCGTCAGGCCACGACTGCCGCCGCCATCGCGGCGATCGGCTCCGCCATACCGACCAACTCGGGCGAATCAGCCGCGGCTCAACGAGCCGCCGGAGCGTCGCCAGACAAGCTACAACTCTACAAAGCAGTGAAGTGGGGCATGATCGAAGGCGCCCCCACGGTCCTCGATCACTTTCAGATTTGTAAAGAAATCGGCTACGACGGCATGGAGCTCATCAGCCCGGCCGACTTCTCTGCCGAGGAGGTCCGCAAGGCGAGCGATGCCACCGGCCTGCCCGTCCACGGGCTGGTTGATATGAAACATTGGGACGTCCGACTCTCGGCCCCCGATGCGAAAGTCCGCGACGAAGGGGTCGCAATCCTGCGGCAAGCGATTCTCGACTGCCACGCCTTTGGCGGCTTCTCGGTGCTGCTCGTCCCCGGCCGCGTCAACGGCGCCGACGAGAACCACGACCATGTCTGGCAGCGCTCGATCGTCGGCATTCGCCAAGTACTGCCGCTCGCGAGCAAACTCGGCGTCCGCGTCCTCATCGAAAACGTCTGGAACGGCTTCTGCGAAACGCCGGAACAGCTCCGCGACTACATTGATGAAATCGACAACCCGTGGGTCGGATCGTACTTCGATATCGGCAACGTCGTGAAGTTCTCGCCGAGCGAGAACTGGATCCGCACGCTCGGATCGCGGATCGTTAAACTCGACGTGAAGGACTGGAGTACCACCAAGGGGTTCGACGCCAAGATCGGTGAAGGGGACGTCAACTGGGCCGCCGTCCGCGAGGCGCTCCGCGAGATCAAGTTCTCCGGCTGGTGCACGGCGGAGGTGGCCGGCGGCGACCGCGAGTGGCTGACCGACGTCGCCAAACGCATGGATCAAACACTGCTGGCGTGA
- a CDS encoding AraC family transcriptional regulator produces the protein MQPSFEKLIPPTGSSIRCFDRSIIEKPAGWHYHPEVEICLIERGSGTRFVGDHIGNYADGDLVLLGANLPHHWASDEFRGQRYDRHPAVVVQFDPVQFGGQFFGLPEMVDTVELLDRAGRGLHVRGETQQRVAVAVREMLRQRPSARLLSLLGILNLLAQSADLAPLASPGFAPSFHPRLQDRLNRVCKYIHDHLAEPSLNQGDLAKLAGMHPSAFSRFFKNGTQRTVTDYVNELRIGLASRLLLETELSILEVCLRSGYENASNFNRRFREFRGMTPRDFRAAHRAPGGHPQRAFEPPPRAAAPA, from the coding sequence ATGCAGCCATCCTTCGAAAAACTGATCCCGCCCACCGGCAGCTCGATCCGCTGTTTCGATCGGAGCATTATCGAGAAACCGGCCGGGTGGCACTACCATCCTGAGGTCGAAATCTGCCTGATTGAGCGCGGTTCGGGAACCCGCTTCGTCGGCGACCATATCGGTAACTACGCCGACGGCGACTTGGTCCTGCTGGGGGCGAATCTCCCGCACCACTGGGCGTCGGACGAGTTTCGCGGGCAGCGCTACGACCGGCACCCAGCCGTGGTGGTGCAGTTCGACCCAGTGCAGTTTGGCGGGCAATTCTTTGGCCTGCCGGAAATGGTCGATACGGTCGAACTGCTCGATCGCGCTGGCCGCGGGTTGCATGTTCGCGGCGAAACGCAGCAACGTGTGGCGGTTGCCGTGCGGGAGATGCTGCGGCAACGCCCCTCCGCGCGACTGTTATCGCTGCTGGGTATTCTCAACTTGCTAGCCCAATCGGCCGATTTGGCGCCGCTAGCCAGCCCCGGATTCGCCCCTTCGTTCCACCCCCGACTGCAAGATCGTCTCAACCGGGTCTGCAAGTACATCCACGATCACCTCGCCGAACCGTCGCTCAACCAAGGCGATTTGGCAAAATTGGCCGGGATGCACCCTTCGGCGTTCAGCCGATTTTTCAAGAACGGCACCCAGCGAACGGTGACCGACTACGTCAACGAGCTGCGCATCGGCCTCGCCTCGCGGCTGCTGCTAGAGACTGAGCTGAGCATCCTTGAGGTCTGCCTCCGCTCGGGGTATGAAAATGCGTCGAACTTCAATCGGCGATTCCGCGAGTTCCGCGGAATGACGCCGCGAGATTTTCGAGCCGCGCATCGGGCGCCTGGCGGCCACCCGCAGCGTGCGTTCGAGCCCCCTCCCCGCGCTGCCGCGCCAGCGTGA